In one Streptomyces sp. T12 genomic region, the following are encoded:
- the nirB gene encoding nitrite reductase large subunit NirB: protein MTATLGATPTIVLVGHGMVGQRFLEALAERGLTATHRVVVLCEEPRPAYDRVALTSYFSGKTPEDLSMTDMAFIETHGIELYVGDPAETIDREAKTVTARSGQVFEYDTLVLATGSFPFVPPVPNKDAEGCFVYRTIEDLLAIEEYAKTATTGAVVGGGLLGLEAAGALKGLGLTSHIVEFAPRLMPVQVDEGGGAALLRTIEEMGLSVHTGVGTQEIVVDEAGAVTGMKLSDGSELATDLVVFSAGVRPRDQLARDCGLTVGERGGITVDEQCRTVSDPHVFAIGECALASDGRVYGLVAPGYEQAETAAATIAEDEAEFTGADLSTKLKLLGVDVASFGDAHGATDDCLDVVYSDSRAGLYKKLVIGRDGTLLGGILVGDAEAYGTLKAFTGSVPPVSPESLVLPAGAGESVQLGPTALPDDAIICSCNNVRKGTIRAAVTDHQCTTVPEVKKCTKAGTTCGSCVKVLGQLVNAELEASGVEVDKGLCGCFSQTREELYEIVLALRINTYQDLLDRYGREGAKGGDGCEICKPAVGSIIASLAPTIGVSGYVLDGEQASLQDSNDHFLANLQKNGSYSVVPRIPGGEITPEGLIVIGEIARDFGLYTKITGGQRIDMFGARVEQLPLIWARLVDAGFESGHAYGKALRTVKSCVGQTWCRYGVQDSVRMAIDLELRYRGLRSPHKLKSAVSGCQRECAEAQSKDFGVIATANGWNLYVGGNGGATPRHADLLAQDLSDAELIKLIDRFLMFYIRTADRLERTSTWLERIPGGLDHVRDVVVEDSLGICEELESLMADHVAHYADEWATTINDPEKLSRFVSFVNAPDTPDPVVGFIPERDQIKPDLPLLSIGMRPAEDVLEGSAQR from the coding sequence ATGACCGCCACCCTGGGGGCCACCCCCACGATCGTGCTCGTCGGCCATGGCATGGTCGGCCAGCGCTTCCTCGAAGCGCTCGCCGAGCGCGGCCTGACCGCCACGCACCGCGTGGTCGTGCTGTGCGAGGAGCCGCGTCCGGCGTACGACCGCGTCGCCCTCACCTCGTACTTCTCGGGGAAGACGCCCGAGGACCTGTCCATGACGGACATGGCGTTCATCGAGACGCACGGCATCGAGCTGTACGTCGGTGACCCGGCCGAGACGATCGACCGCGAGGCGAAGACGGTCACGGCCAGGTCCGGCCAGGTCTTCGAGTACGACACCCTCGTCCTCGCCACCGGCTCGTTCCCCTTCGTCCCGCCGGTCCCGAACAAGGACGCCGAGGGCTGTTTCGTCTACCGCACGATCGAGGACCTTCTCGCCATCGAGGAGTACGCCAAGACGGCGACGACCGGTGCCGTGGTCGGCGGCGGTCTCCTCGGTCTTGAGGCGGCCGGTGCGCTGAAGGGCCTCGGGCTCACCTCCCACATCGTGGAGTTCGCGCCGCGCCTGATGCCCGTCCAGGTCGACGAGGGCGGCGGCGCGGCCCTCCTGCGCACCATCGAGGAGATGGGCCTGAGTGTCCACACCGGTGTGGGCACGCAGGAGATCGTCGTCGACGAGGCCGGTGCCGTCACCGGCATGAAGCTGTCCGACGGTTCCGAACTCGCCACCGACCTGGTGGTGTTCTCCGCCGGTGTCCGCCCCCGCGACCAGCTGGCCCGCGACTGCGGCCTCACGGTCGGCGAGCGCGGCGGCATCACCGTCGACGAGCAGTGCCGTACGGTCTCCGACCCGCACGTCTTCGCGATCGGCGAGTGCGCGCTGGCCTCCGACGGCCGGGTGTACGGCCTGGTGGCCCCGGGTTACGAGCAGGCCGAGACGGCCGCGGCCACGATCGCCGAGGACGAGGCGGAGTTCACCGGCGCCGACCTGTCCACCAAGCTGAAGCTGCTCGGCGTGGACGTGGCGTCCTTCGGCGACGCGCACGGCGCGACCGACGACTGCCTGGACGTCGTCTACTCCGACTCCCGCGCGGGGCTGTACAAGAAGCTGGTCATCGGCCGCGACGGCACGCTGCTCGGCGGCATCCTGGTCGGCGACGCGGAGGCGTACGGCACGCTGAAGGCCTTCACCGGCTCGGTCCCGCCGGTCTCGCCCGAGTCGCTGGTGCTGCCCGCCGGGGCCGGCGAGTCCGTCCAGCTCGGCCCGACCGCGCTGCCGGACGACGCGATCATCTGCTCCTGCAACAACGTCCGCAAGGGCACGATCCGCGCCGCGGTCACCGACCACCAGTGCACCACCGTGCCCGAGGTGAAGAAGTGCACCAAGGCCGGTACGACGTGCGGCAGTTGCGTCAAGGTGCTCGGCCAGCTCGTCAACGCCGAGCTGGAGGCCAGCGGCGTCGAGGTCGACAAGGGCCTGTGCGGCTGCTTCTCGCAGACCCGCGAGGAGCTGTACGAGATCGTCCTCGCCCTGCGCATCAACACCTACCAGGACCTGCTGGACCGCTACGGCCGCGAAGGCGCCAAGGGCGGCGACGGCTGCGAGATCTGCAAGCCTGCGGTCGGCTCGATCATCGCCTCCCTCGCCCCGACGATCGGCGTGAGCGGCTACGTCCTGGACGGCGAGCAGGCCTCCCTGCAGGACTCCAACGACCACTTCCTGGCCAACCTCCAGAAGAACGGCTCGTACTCGGTCGTCCCGCGCATCCCCGGCGGTGAGATCACCCCCGAGGGCCTGATCGTGATCGGCGAGATCGCCCGCGACTTCGGCCTCTACACGAAGATCACCGGTGGCCAGCGGATCGACATGTTCGGCGCCCGCGTCGAGCAGCTCCCCCTGATCTGGGCCCGGTTGGTGGACGCCGGCTTCGAGTCCGGCCACGCGTACGGCAAGGCGCTGCGCACGGTGAAGTCCTGCGTCGGCCAGACCTGGTGCCGCTACGGCGTCCAGGACTCGGTCCGCATGGCGATCGACCTGGAGCTGCGCTACCGGGGCCTGCGCTCCCCGCACAAGCTGAAGTCGGCCGTCTCCGGCTGCCAGCGCGAGTGCGCGGAGGCCCAGTCGAAGGACTTCGGCGTGATCGCCACCGCCAACGGCTGGAACCTCTACGTCGGCGGCAACGGCGGCGCCACCCCGCGCCACGCGGACCTGCTGGCCCAGGACCTGTCCGACGCCGAGCTGATCAAGTTGATCGACCGGTTCCTGATGTTCTACATCCGTACGGCGGACCGGCTGGAGCGCACCTCGACCTGGCTGGAGCGGATCCCCGGCGGCCTGGACCACGTCCGGGACGTGGTGGTGGAGGACTCCCTCGGCATCTGCGAGGAGCTGGAGTCCCTGATGGCCGACCACGTGGCGCACTACGCCGACGAGTGGGCGACGACCATCAACGACCCCGAGAAGCTCTCCCGCTTCGTCTCCTTCGTGAACGCCCCCGACACCCCCGACCCGGTCGTCGGCTTCATCCCCGAGCGCGACCAGATCAAGCCCGACCTGCCGCTGCTGTCCATCGGCATGCGCCCCGCTGAAGACGTCCTGGAAGGAAGCGCCCAGCGATGA
- a CDS encoding oxidoreductase yields MSGWTAHDIPDQSGRVAVVTGANSGLGYATARELARKGARVVLACRSEARGTAAGVRLVGEVPGAQVELKRLDLGDLGSVREFAATWPYDRLDLLVNNAGVMALPYGTTVDGFETQFGVNHLGHFALTGLLLPALLGTPGARVVTVASSLHALSNIDIDDLNSERRYRRWVAYGRSKTANLLFTHELARRLAVQGADVVAAAAHPGYADTNLQTEGPRMEGRRVGEWFVRIGNRVLAQPAEAGALPVLYAATDPAVRPDSFTGPSFANWRGSPAPSWRAPWTVNDRAGERLWEESERLTGVTYDALKV; encoded by the coding sequence ATGTCCGGCTGGACCGCGCACGACATCCCCGACCAGAGCGGCCGCGTCGCCGTCGTCACCGGGGCCAACAGCGGACTCGGGTACGCCACCGCGCGCGAGCTGGCGCGCAAGGGTGCCCGGGTGGTGCTCGCCTGCCGGAGCGAGGCGCGCGGGACGGCGGCCGGGGTCCGGCTGGTCGGTGAAGTGCCGGGCGCGCAGGTCGAGTTGAAGCGGCTGGATCTCGGGGATCTCGGCTCCGTGCGGGAGTTCGCTGCGACATGGCCGTACGACCGGCTCGACCTGCTCGTGAACAACGCCGGGGTGATGGCGTTGCCGTACGGCACGACGGTGGACGGCTTCGAGACGCAGTTCGGGGTCAACCACCTCGGGCACTTCGCGCTGACCGGTCTGCTGCTGCCCGCGTTGCTCGGCACGCCGGGCGCGCGGGTGGTGACCGTGGCCAGTTCCTTGCACGCGCTGTCCAACATCGACATCGACGACCTCAACAGCGAGCGCCGCTACCGGCGTTGGGTCGCCTACGGCCGTTCCAAGACCGCCAACCTGCTCTTCACGCACGAGCTGGCGCGCAGGCTGGCGGTGCAGGGGGCGGACGTGGTGGCGGCCGCCGCCCATCCGGGGTACGCGGACACCAATCTGCAGACCGAGGGGCCGCGCATGGAGGGGCGCCGGGTCGGCGAGTGGTTCGTGCGGATCGGCAACCGCGTCCTCGCCCAGCCCGCCGAGGCCGGCGCGCTCCCCGTCCTGTACGCGGCCACCGACCCCGCGGTCCGCCCCGACTCCTTCACCGGCCCGTCCTTCGCCAACTGGCGCGGCTCACCCGCCCCGTCCTGGCGGGCGCCATGGACGGTCAACGACCGTGCGGGTGAACGGCTTTGGGAGGAATCGGAGCGGCTGACCGGCGTGACGTACGACGCTCTGAAGGTGTGA
- the nirD gene encoding nitrite reductase small subunit NirD yields MTLAPETTDLKVQLKLEDDWFTVCDLARLLPGRGVAALLPDGRQVALFRDRTGALYAIDNRDPFGGAAVLSRGLTGTHQGRPFVASPLLKQRFDLETGQCLDDEAVRIAAYEVRAA; encoded by the coding sequence ATGACCCTGGCACCCGAGACCACCGATCTGAAGGTCCAGCTCAAGCTGGAGGACGACTGGTTCACGGTCTGCGACCTGGCCCGGCTGCTCCCCGGCCGCGGTGTGGCTGCCCTTCTCCCCGACGGCCGCCAGGTGGCCCTGTTCCGCGACCGCACCGGCGCCCTGTACGCCATCGACAACCGCGACCCCTTCGGCGGCGCGGCGGTCCTCTCCCGCGGCCTGACCGGCACCCACCAGGGCCGCCCGTTCGTGGCCTCGCCGCTGCTGAAGCAGCGCTTCGACCTGGAGACCGGGCAGTGCCTGGACGACGAGGCGGTGCGGATCGCGGCGTACGAGGTGCGGGCGGCGTAG
- a CDS encoding TetR/AcrR family transcriptional regulator — protein MARTKEFDPEAALQAALELFWQRGFEATSMSDLVEHLGVGRASIYATFGNKHELYLKALERYDRAGLPPIVRELSQQGPALPAVRAVVRRYAAEAADGQLRLNGCLVTNTAAELAPHDPAAARQVERNWDQLETVLHSALARAQAQGELPADRDPLTLARMLLVLLQGLRVVGKASPDPARVRDAAEQALALLD, from the coding sequence GTGGCCAGGACCAAGGAGTTCGATCCCGAAGCCGCGCTGCAGGCAGCCCTTGAGCTGTTCTGGCAGCGCGGCTTCGAGGCGACGTCGATGTCCGACCTCGTCGAGCACCTCGGCGTCGGCCGCGCCAGCATCTACGCGACCTTCGGCAACAAGCACGAGCTGTATCTGAAGGCGCTGGAGCGCTACGACCGGGCAGGGCTCCCGCCGATCGTGCGGGAGCTGTCCCAGCAGGGGCCCGCACTGCCGGCCGTCCGGGCGGTCGTACGGCGGTATGCGGCCGAGGCCGCCGACGGGCAACTGCGCCTGAACGGCTGCCTGGTCACCAACACGGCGGCGGAACTCGCCCCGCACGACCCGGCCGCGGCCCGGCAGGTGGAGCGCAACTGGGACCAGCTGGAGACCGTGCTGCACTCGGCGCTGGCCCGCGCGCAGGCGCAGGGCGAGTTGCCGGCCGACCGCGATCCCCTCACCCTGGCGCGCATGCTGCTGGTGCTGCTGCAGGGCCTTCGGGTCGTGGGCAAGGCGTCGCCGGACCCGGCGCGGGTGCGGGACGCGGCGGAACAGGCCTTGGCGCTGCTCGACTGA
- a CDS encoding SDR family NAD(P)-dependent oxidoreductase, whose product MTSRFTDRTALVTGAGSGIGRTIALALAAEGAHVVVAGRRREPLDETVALIEGAGGKALAVTADVSRAADLQAAVAATVDAFGSLDVAVNNAGVFRGGAPVADLPEEDWHSQLAINVTGVFLALQAEVRQMRTQPAGGAIVNIASTFGVHTRHPGAAAYAATKAAVSVLTRGAALDHIGDGIRINAVSPGAVETPMSLHPGESEADRADRARATLPLGRISTTQEVAAAVLYLASDDATSVVGADLVVDSGATA is encoded by the coding sequence ATGACCAGCCGCTTCACCGACAGGACCGCCCTCGTCACCGGCGCGGGCTCCGGCATCGGACGGACTATCGCCCTCGCGCTCGCCGCCGAGGGCGCACACGTCGTCGTGGCCGGCCGGCGGCGCGAACCACTGGACGAGACGGTCGCCCTGATCGAAGGGGCGGGCGGCAAGGCACTGGCCGTCACGGCGGACGTCTCCCGCGCCGCCGATCTGCAGGCAGCCGTGGCCGCCACTGTGGACGCCTTCGGCTCCCTCGACGTGGCGGTGAACAACGCCGGCGTCTTCCGCGGCGGCGCCCCCGTGGCCGACCTCCCCGAGGAGGACTGGCACAGCCAGCTCGCGATCAACGTCACCGGCGTGTTCCTGGCTCTTCAGGCCGAGGTCCGCCAGATGCGCACCCAGCCGGCCGGCGGCGCGATCGTGAACATCGCCTCCACCTTCGGCGTCCACACCCGCCACCCCGGCGCCGCCGCCTACGCCGCCACCAAGGCCGCGGTCTCCGTCCTCACCAGGGGCGCCGCCCTCGACCACATCGGCGACGGCATCCGCATCAACGCGGTCAGCCCCGGCGCCGTGGAGACCCCCATGTCGCTGCACCCGGGCGAGTCCGAGGCCGACCGAGCCGACCGCGCCCGGGCGACCCTCCCCCTCGGCCGCATCTCGACCACGCAGGAGGTAGCCGCGGCCGTCCTCTACCTGGCCTCGGACGACGCCACGTCGGTGGTGGGCGCGGACCTGGTGGTGGACAGCGGAGCGACGGCGTGA
- a CDS encoding NAD(P)/FAD-dependent oxidoreductase: MTSNTRVVVIGAGLAGVRLARRLGELGTPVTLIGDEEHRPYNRVLLAEVLAGRYSPDVIALPAPAELTRARVTGIDRDERTVECADGAKIAYDRLVLATGSNPVLPPLRGLFTPDHVLPEGVHAFRTMDDCLGLSKAVRPGVKAVVIGGGLLGVSAARALAQRGAQVILAQQAERLMERQLDPSASKLVRRHLGDLGVEVHTDLRVRDVRCVGGAVRSVEMADGYALDADIVVLACGVHPRAGLAQAAGLDVRKGIVVDDELRTSDPYIHAIGDCAQHDGNVYGLATPALEQAEVLAELLAGRAHARYTGTRSLTRLTLPGQSAFDLAAFGETEPRPGDDVVQLTDATRGTYRKVVVRDDRLVGGVLVGELGTVGALARAWEGAEPLPDDGPLLHLLTNDGGS; this comes from the coding sequence ATGACCTCGAATACGCGTGTGGTGGTGATCGGCGCCGGACTCGCGGGCGTACGACTCGCCCGGCGGCTCGGTGAGCTCGGCACGCCCGTCACGCTCATCGGCGACGAGGAGCACCGCCCCTACAACCGGGTGCTCCTCGCCGAAGTGCTGGCCGGACGGTACAGCCCCGACGTGATCGCGCTGCCCGCGCCCGCGGAGCTCACCCGCGCCCGGGTCACCGGCATCGACCGCGACGAGCGCACCGTCGAGTGCGCGGACGGGGCGAAGATCGCATACGACCGGCTGGTCCTGGCCACCGGCTCGAACCCGGTGCTGCCGCCCCTGCGCGGCCTGTTCACCCCCGACCACGTCCTGCCGGAGGGCGTCCACGCCTTCCGCACCATGGACGACTGCCTGGGCCTGTCCAAGGCGGTCCGGCCGGGAGTGAAGGCGGTCGTCATCGGCGGCGGGCTCCTCGGGGTCTCCGCGGCCCGTGCGCTCGCCCAACGCGGCGCCCAGGTCATCCTCGCCCAGCAGGCCGAGCGGCTCATGGAGCGCCAGCTCGACCCGAGCGCCTCGAAGCTCGTCCGGCGCCACCTGGGGGACCTCGGCGTCGAGGTCCACACCGACCTGCGGGTACGTGACGTGCGCTGCGTCGGCGGCGCCGTCCGCTCGGTCGAGATGGCCGACGGATACGCCCTCGACGCCGACATCGTGGTCCTGGCCTGCGGCGTGCACCCGCGCGCGGGCCTCGCTCAGGCCGCGGGACTGGACGTCCGCAAGGGGATCGTCGTCGACGACGAGCTGCGGACCTCCGACCCGTACATCCACGCCATCGGCGACTGCGCCCAGCACGACGGCAACGTCTACGGGCTGGCCACTCCGGCCCTCGAACAGGCCGAGGTGCTGGCCGAGTTGCTGGCCGGGCGGGCGCACGCCCGGTACACCGGCACCCGTTCACTGACCAGGCTCACGCTGCCCGGTCAGAGCGCCTTCGACCTCGCCGCGTTCGGCGAGACGGAGCCGCGCCCCGGGGACGACGTCGTCCAGCTCACGGACGCCACCCGAGGCACCTACCGCAAGGTCGTCGTCCGCGACGACCGCCTGGTCGGCGGGGTCCTCGTCGGCGAACTCGGCACCGTCGGCGCGCTCGCCCGCGCCTGGGAGGGAGCAGAGCCGCTCCCCGACGACGGCCCCCTGCTCCACCTGCTTACCAACGATGGAGGCTCCTGA